The Gloeobacter morelensis MG652769 genome contains the following window.
CGACAACGACCCGGACGGGCGGGTGATGGTCGATGGCGGCACCCTCAACCTCGAAAGCGGTGTGGGGGAGGATAGCCGTACCGAGCTTGCCCGCCGGGGTCACCGGCTCGCCGCCACCTCCCCGGGAGCCTACGGTGGCTACCAGGCCATCCAGTGGGACCGGGTCAACCGCGTGTACCGCGGCGCCTCCGAGATGCGCAAAGACGGTCAGGTGAGCGGATTTTAGGCGGTCGTGCGCAGCATGCGCGCGGCTTTGACCAGGGCGTGGGCGAGTTTGTCGAGGCGGTCTTTGAGCTTCGGATCGGTGAGGTTGCCCTCGGCGTCGAACTGCTTCCAGGCTTGACCAATCGCCACCTGCTCGGGCACCACCCAGGCGTGCACCCAGCGGGCCACCGTGCGCAGATCGTTGAGGGCGTTGTTGTTCTGGCCGCCTCCCAGCACGCTCACCAGACCGAAGACTTTGTCGGAAAGCTCCTCGAAACTCATCAAATCCAGGGCGTTTTTGATCACACCGCTGAAGCTGCCGTGGTACTCAGGGGTGGCGATCAGCAGCGCGTCCGCTTCTTTGACCTTGCGCTTGAGCACTTCCACGTCCGGGTGGTCCGGATACGCGTCGCCACCGTCGCAAAAGGGCAGATTCAACGCCTTGAAATCGAGATACTCTACCTGGGCTCCCGCCCCCGCCGCCGCCGCCAGAGCCAGCAGCAGCGCTTTTTCGGCATGGGAGCCCGGGCGCAAACTTCCGCATAGACCGACAACTTTGACCATCGATACACTCTCCCGCCGGATTCGGCTACTGCTCTAGTTTAGACTGATTCTCATTCAAGAATCCATCTACGACAGAGCGGATCTGTTCGGCGGTCGCCTCGGCGCTCTGAGCGGCATCGACGGACCGGATGCGCTCCGGGTAGCGGCTTGCCAGGGCCGCAAAGCCTGCGTGCACCCGCCGGTGGAAGGCGAGCGTCTCCGCTTCGATGCGGTCGGGGGTGTTGCCGTTGCCGGCGAGGCGCCGCGCCAGGCCCACCGGCGGGTCGAGTTTGAGCCAGAAAGTCAGATCCGGCCGCAGCCCGCCGGCGGCGATCGCATTGAGTTGCTCGATAAGCCCCAGATCCAGGCCGCGGCCGTAGCCCTGGTAAGCCACCGTCGAATCACAGAAGCGGTCGCACAGCACCACCGCACCCGCCGCGAGGGCGGGGCGGACGACCCGTGCCAGGTGTTCGGCCCGATCGGCGGTGTACAGAAGTAACTCGGCGGTGGGAGTGATTGCGCTCCGGGCATCTAGGAGCAGCCCGCGCAGCGAGCGGCCCAGATGGGTACCCCCGGGTTCGCGGGTGCGCACGACGCGGTGGCCCCGCTTTTCGAGCCCGTCGCCCAAAAGGGTCAGTTGCGTGGTCTTGCCGCAGCCTTCGCCGCCTTCAAAGGTGATGAACATCGGACGATCGTTGATTGTGTATTTTAATCGCAAAGCGGCAGCGAAATGGCCAGGTGATGCTAATTAATGAGTCTCGCGCCAAGATCTTGCGATCAGGAGGCTTATTATGCGTTGGATTGCTCTGGTGGCCCAGTACGTTTCTGAGGCAATCTTGCAGATTTTCTTTCCCGATCGCGACGAAGTTCCCAAGTACGGCTTTGAAGCGTTCAAAGGCGAAATTTCCGGTGACTTCGAGGGCTGGCCCGAGCGGCCTTCCTGCCGCATTGACCGCCGTCGGCCGCTCACCAACGAAGCCGCCTGAGGGCAGGGTTGCACTGCACCGGGGCGTGTTGTTGCCCCGGTGCCCCCGCGCGCGGAGATTTCAGTCGTAGATGCCCTGAACGGTGTCGCTTTTGACCTTCAGGTCGTAGCCGCCGGGGACGCGCTTGGCCACCAGCACGCCGGTTTTGCCGGCATTGACCACGGTCGCCTCCCAGGTTTCAGGCGAGTCGGAGACCTGGCGAAAGCCGCGAATGTCACAGCCGGAGCCCATGGCTGCCTGGGCGTAGGCCGCCGCCGCCTGCAGCAGATCTTCGGGGGTGGGCTGGGTGTTGAGCGATTCCGGGGTCAGCTGGTAACCCAGGTCTTCGCCCTGGGATTGAATCTCTTGAGCGGGGTTGGCCACTTCTTTTTGTTCGGGTTTGGGCGGTTCTGAGAATGTCATCTTACCTATCCGATGCGCATCGACAGTCTCACGCTACCGGCTGGGCGAAGCCGCCGCAATCCGCCCCGGGGAGGAGCCGGGCCGGTGTTAGCCTGGAGAAGCCGTGCAAAGCTCGACGCGCGTGGATCTCGTTGCCCAGCAACTGCAAAAGCAATACAGCGATCGCGCGGTGGTGCGCGGCGTCAGTTTCGCCCTGCATCCCGGCGAGATCCTGGGCCTCTTGGGTCCCAACGGCGCCGGGAAAAGCACCACCCTGGGCATGCTCTACGGACTGGTAGTGCCCACGGCCGGCCAGGCGACGTTAGGACCCTTCGACGTGCGCCGCCAGGGCCGCGAGGCGCGGCAGCTGATGGGCGTGGTCATGCAGGAAAACAACCTCGACCCGGACTTCGACGTGTTGGGCAATCTGCTCACCTTTGCCCGCTACTACCGGTTAGGGGCAGGCGAAGCGCGCGCACGGGCGATGGCTTTGCTCGCACAGATGGGCCTGACCGAGCGCGCCAAAGATTCGCCCGAGGCGCTTTCCGGGGGCATGAAGCGGCGATTGGTGCTCGCCCGGGCGCTGATAAACGATCCCAAAGTTGTCTTTCTCGATGAACCGACCACCGGTCTTGACCCCGACGCCCGTCAGGATTTCTGGCGGCTGGTGGCCGAGTTGCGCGCCGCCGGGCGCGGGGTGCTGCTGACCACCCATTACATGGACGAGGCCGAAAGGCTGTGCGACCGGTTGCTGTTGATGAAAGAAGGCCAGGTGGTGGGCGAGGGCGAACCGCGCGCGGTGATCGCCCGGGAGGTGGGCCATGAGGTGGCGGAGGTCGAAGGGATCGATCCCCGGCTGCTTGCGGATCTGGCGGCGCGCTCGGGCAGCTGGACGCGCCCGTTCGGGGGGAGCACCCTGGTGCCGCTGCCGGCAGAGGGCGAAGCGCTCTGGCAGGCGATTGTCCAACTGAAACCCGCCCGGCTCACCCGCAGGCGGGCCAATTTAGAAGATGTCTTCTTGCAGCTGACCGGAGGAAGATTGTGAAAGCGCTCGCAACTGCCGCCGCCATCTCACCGTGGGGGGTCTACTCGGTCTGGCGCCGCCACGCGGATGTCTATCGGATCACGTGGCCTTCCAATCTGCTGCCGCCGATGAGCGAGCCGATTCTGTATCTGTTTGCCTTCGGTGCCGGGCTTGGTCCGATGATTGGTGCGTTCGAGTACCAGGGCAGCACGCTCACCTATGCGCAGTTTCTCGGTCCGGGGATGATCGCGGTGGCGGTGCTGTTCCAGTCGTTTTTTGAAGGGGCCTACGCCAGTTTTATTCGTCTGAGTTTCCAGAAGACCTGGCAGGCGCTGCTCACGGCGCCCTTGAGCTATACCGACGTGTTTTTGGGCGATTGGCTGTGGGCGACCACCAAAGGCGTCATCGGCGGCTCCGCCACCGGCCTGGTGGTCGTGCTGCTGGGGCTCTATCCGCCGGTGGGGCTGCTCTATGCGCTGCCGGTGATGGTGCTGGGCGGCATGCTCTTCGGCGCCTGCGGCCTGGTGACCGCCGGAACAGTCCGCATCATCGATCAGGTCAATTTGCCGACCTTTTTATTCATCATCCCGATGTTCGCCCTGAGCGGGACGTACTTTCCGCGCACCAACCTGCCGGGGGTGAGCCGC
Protein-coding sequences here:
- a CDS encoding ABC transporter ATP-binding protein — its product is MQSSTRVDLVAQQLQKQYSDRAVVRGVSFALHPGEILGLLGPNGAGKSTTLGMLYGLVVPTAGQATLGPFDVRRQGREARQLMGVVMQENNLDPDFDVLGNLLTFARYYRLGAGEARARAMALLAQMGLTERAKDSPEALSGGMKRRLVLARALINDPKVVFLDEPTTGLDPDARQDFWRLVAELRAAGRGVLLTTHYMDEAERLCDRLLLMKEGQVVGEGEPRAVIAREVGHEVAEVEGIDPRLLADLAARSGSWTRPFGGSTLVPLPAEGEALWQAIVQLKPARLTRRRANLEDVFLQLTGGRL
- the tmk gene encoding dTMP kinase, which encodes MFITFEGGEGCGKTTQLTLLGDGLEKRGHRVVRTREPGGTHLGRSLRGLLLDARSAITPTAELLLYTADRAEHLARVVRPALAAGAVVLCDRFCDSTVAYQGYGRGLDLGLIEQLNAIAAGGLRPDLTFWLKLDPPVGLARRLAGNGNTPDRIEAETLAFHRRVHAGFAALASRYPERIRSVDAAQSAEATAEQIRSVVDGFLNENQSKLEQ
- a CDS encoding NADPH-dependent FMN reductase, with amino-acid sequence MVKVVGLCGSLRPGSHAEKALLLALAAAAGAGAQVEYLDFKALNLPFCDGGDAYPDHPDVEVLKRKVKEADALLIATPEYHGSFSGVIKNALDLMSFEELSDKVFGLVSVLGGGQNNNALNDLRTVARWVHAWVVPEQVAIGQAWKQFDAEGNLTDPKLKDRLDKLAHALVKAARMLRTTA
- a CDS encoding ABC transporter permease; its protein translation is MKALATAAAISPWGVYSVWRRHADVYRITWPSNLLPPMSEPILYLFAFGAGLGPMIGAFEYQGSTLTYAQFLGPGMIAVAVLFQSFFEGAYASFIRLSFQKTWQALLTAPLSYTDVFLGDWLWATTKGVIGGSATGLVVVLLGLYPPVGLLYALPVMVLGGMLFGACGLVTAGTVRIIDQVNLPTFLFIIPMFALSGTYFPRTNLPGVSRYFAEILPLAPVVDFLRWPYGLPSYWPWQLAGLIVLIAVAGSWAWWAIRRRIYL